Proteins co-encoded in one Terriglobia bacterium genomic window:
- a CDS encoding HAD family hydrolase: MARDPQRREIPRPPAAVLFDMDGVLVDTFDAWVAVVDECRLRRGMAPVGPEGIRACWGQGLKADCETLFPGESPEVLAREYDEGFERHLPKVRGEEGVAGTVRALRAAGIGTAVVTNSPSALARRILRLLDLEDAFDAVAGGEEVPRGKPDPDLVVLALERLRCAPTRAVLVGDTLLDLEASRAARVAFVGYRLDGGDARIERLPELLSLLLRTGPPA; the protein is encoded by the coding sequence ATGGCGCGAGACCCGCAACGACGAGAGATCCCCCGGCCGCCCGCCGCGGTCCTGTTCGACATGGACGGCGTGCTGGTCGACACGTTCGACGCGTGGGTGGCGGTGGTGGACGAGTGCCGGCTCCGGAGGGGCATGGCGCCGGTCGGACCGGAAGGGATCCGGGCCTGCTGGGGCCAGGGGCTCAAGGCCGACTGCGAGACGCTGTTTCCCGGAGAGTCGCCGGAGGTGCTGGCCCGGGAGTACGACGAGGGGTTCGAGCGCCACCTGCCGAAGGTGCGGGGGGAAGAGGGAGTCGCCGGGACGGTCCGCGCGCTCCGGGCGGCGGGAATCGGGACAGCGGTCGTGACGAACAGCCCGTCCGCTCTGGCGCGACGCATCCTGCGCCTGCTCGACCTCGAGGATGCGTTCGACGCGGTCGCCGGCGGAGAGGAGGTGCCGCGGGGCAAGCCCGACCCCGACCTCGTGGTGCTGGCCCTCGAGCGCCTCCGGTGCGCACCAACGCGCGCCGTGCTGGTGGGGGACACCCTCCTCGACCTCGAGGCGTCGCGCGCCGCGCGGGTGGCCTTCGTCGGTTACCGGCTCGATGGGGGGGACGCCCGGATCGAGCGCCTGCCGGAGCTTCTTTCGCTCCTCCTTCGGACGGGTCCGCCGGCCTGA